A segment of the Cenarchaeum symbiosum A genome:
TCCGGAGCGCGCTGACCCTATACCAGGCCGTGCCGCTGCAGGCCGTCTAGCACGGGCGATAGCGGAGCGCGCAGGCCCTTTTCGCCGAGCGGCGCGGGCTCTGCAAACCTGACGGGAAATGTGACTGTCAGCATGTCCTGGTCTGTATGCGATATGTTCACGTAATGGTATGGGATATCCCCGCCTGACAGGTACTCTTTCCACTGGGATATCCTGGTTGCAGCATCGCCCAGCCTCTCCTCGAGGCCTGTTATGTCGGAATTATAGTCGCCCTGGAATATGCCGAACTTTACCATCCCCACCATCATGTGGCCGCCGGGCACGGGATCGTGATTCCTCCACATGGCGTCTATCAGCTCCTCTTCTCTCTCCTTGGGGACTATCTCCCCGTAGTCGGGATCAAAATAGCCCGCGATGTTCTTTTTTCCGTCCAGTATGCGCAGGTAGTATTCCTCCTGCTCGAGCCTCCAAGTGGTCATCCGAGCTTTGATTCTATTATCGAGCGGAACGATTCATAGGGCTTTGCACCCGAGACCTTTGTGTATCCGACGTCGTCATTTCCTATGAAAAATGTGGGCGTGCCAGTCACGCCGTATCCGGACCCCTGGGCAAGATCCTTGCGCACCTCGGAGACCGTATCCGGCATGACCATGCACTCGTCAAAGCCCGACCCGACGCCGAGCTCGTCGGCGTACGCGCCAAGCTGCTCAATCAGGTCGGCTGGGCCAAGCCTGCCCCACTGTCCGGCCCTGTCAAAGAGCAGGTCGTGGTACTCCCAAAACGCCCCCTGCCCGTCGGCGCACTCGGCGGCCATGTGCGCGGGCAGCGCGTTTGGGTGTATGTCAAGTGGCATGTCCCTGAATACCAGGTTGACCTTTCCCGTATCGATGTACTCGCGCTCAAGCTGGGGCAGCGTATCCTGGTAGAACCTGTTGCAGAACGGGCACTGAAAGTCCGAGAACTCTATCACGGTCAGCGGCGCGTCAGGGCTGCCCTTGACTGGGTCGTCATCGGTAGATGCAAACACCAGCTGTCCCGCGTCCGGGCGGGGTGGTGCAGCCACGGGGGCTGCGGGGGCCGCAGGCGCGGCCTGGTATTGTGCTGACGCGGGGGCAGTCTCGCCCCCGAGCGCGTACCCGCCGAGGAACGCGGCCGCCACCACGGCGGCCACAAGGCCCCCCACAAGATACCTTGAATTTCCCGTCTTGGCGGACATTACACCGTTGAACGCATGTATCCATAAATAATTTTGGTATTCCTGGATGATCCGCGGGTGCTGTGCACGCCCCGGACCGCCCTCTGCAGGCCCGTCTTGAAGGCACAAATATGCGGTATCCTGGCTTCATTCAATGGGAATCCCGGAGGAGATCAAGGGGTACATCGAGGGGCAGATCGACTACTATATCAGCGAGGCAGGATCCTACAGGCAGATCGCAGAAGAGTATACTCCCGAGGTGGGATCCGTGCCAGACGCCGCGTTTGGCATCATAGCGGGGTGCGTCTATTCTGCCTTTTTGCAGGCGTACCAGGGCAGGGGGATGTCGCCCTCGCTAGTAGATATGCGCGAGTTCAACGTGCTGCTCAAGGGCAGGGCCCCCCTGATAAAAGGGGCCATCCTGGGCTCGCTGCCGGGGCATCAAAAGGATCATAAGCCGACTGCCCGGACATAGGGACATGGACGGCAGCAAGGTAATATTCATGACCGGCGTGGGCGGGGCAGTGGTGCTGACGGCTGTCGTCTTTTTTATCGCCATCCGCTAGAGATAAATGCAAAACATCCCCGTTTAGCGCCATGTCCGAGATCAACGAGTTCAAGGTCCAGCAGATAGTGGACAACGGCAGGGTCATACAGCTCTCGCTCGTCGAGAACGTGCAGACCGAGCAGATCTCGCAAAAACAGATGATCCAGGAGAGCATCTCGAAAAACCTCGATTCCGAGACCCGCGGCCAGATAATGCCCATACTCAACGCGATACTCCAGGCCCAGCCCACCATCAAGATCAAGAGCTACCAGCAGACGGGCATCAACATTACGATGCCCCGCAACCGCTACGAGCGGATGGGCCGGCCCCAGGTCGGCCAGATAGTCGAAGTGGACCTGCGGAAAAAGTAGGCCCGATGACGTTTAAATCGGGCGCCGCCGCATATACCGCATGCTAGGAGGCGAGATAAGAGACGAGATGCGGCACGGGATCAACGAGATCTCTGATCACTCGGACGACTTTGCCGCGGCGGGGCCCGTGGGGATATTCTCACTGTTAATGGCGCTCGCCGATATGCTGCTGGGCGCGGCGGGCCTGCTGCTCATGCTGTTCCGGCGCTAGAGCAGCGCCTCTACCCCATTCATTGTATCCTGTGGCGCAGAGCACGTCTTGTTTCTGCAAATGTATGCCGTGCTGTTCCCGCCAAAGCTCTTTCCCGCAAAGAATGGATACCTGGATAGCGCGTCGAGCTGGCCCTGGCTTGCAACGTTGATCAGCAGCGCCTCGGGGAGGAATTTTTCTGCCAGGCCCCTTGGTATCTCGCCTCCTTTGTCCAGCACTGTAATCTCCGCGGGCCCCAATATGTGCATGTACATGACGTTGAGCATGTGCCCAAAGGCAAACGGGTTCTCGGCTGCAGCCTGCGCCTGCGAGGACATCGTTCTCTCGGCCGTCTTGAGGCAGCTTTCATCGCCGGTCAGGTGGTACAGCCGGAGCATCAGATGTGCGGCAGCCGAGTTGCCCGACGGGAGGGACAGGTCGTAGCCGCTCCTCGGCCTGACTATGAGCCCCTCGTGCACGTCAGATGTCATAAAGAATCCGCCCCTCTCCTCGTCCCAAAAGTTCTGCACAAGATGTGATCCTATCTCGGATGCCCTGCGCAAGTACCGCTCTTCTGCGTCAACCTCGAATGCATCAAGAAGGGCGCAGCCGTAATACGCGTGGTCGTCAAGGTATCCGGGTATCCTGGCTTCGCCCTTGTAGGTCCGCATAAGTGCCCCGTCCCGGTGCATCTTTGCATCTATAAAGCCGAGGCAGCGGCGCGCGGCATCAAGATATCTGGCCTCCCCCGAGGCCCTGTACCCGCGCGCCAGCGCCGTCACCATCAGCGAGTTCCAAGAGGCCAGCACCTTGTCGTCAAGCCCCGGCGGCACCCTTCCTGAGCGCGCTTCTAGCAGCTTTGCCGCGCTGCGCTCGATTATCCCGTCCAGCTCGCCTACTGTAATCCCGCACTGGAATGCGACGGCAGAGGGGGCCGCCCCGTTGTACAGTATAGTCTTGCCCTCCCAGTTGCCGCCGTCTGTCACATCATAGAACATGCAAAAGGCGTCGGCATCCGCGCCCAGAATCTCCTTTACCTCTTTTTTTGACCATACGTAATACCTTCCCTCCTCGCCTTCCGTGTCTGCATCCTGCGAGGAATAGAATCCGCCCTCCGGGGAGGATAGCTCGCGCAATACATAGTCGAGAGTCTTTTCCATGATGCGAAGATACGCTGGGCTGCCCGTCACCTGGTATGCCTCTGCATAGTTGACCGGTATGAGGGCGTTGTCGTACAGCATCTTTTCAAAGTGGGGGGCCAGCCAGCGCTCGTCCGTCGAATACCTGTGGAAGCCGCCGCCCACCTGGTCGAATATCCCGCCCCTGGCCATCCTGTCGAGAGTCAAGAGCGCAAACCGCGTGAACTTTGATATTCCAGATAACTTGCCGTACCTGAACAGGAACGATATATTGGCGGAGCCTGGAAACTTGGGCGCCCTTCCGAACCCGCCGTGAGTCGTGTCGGCCATCTGCAGCAGGTTGACTGCCGCCTCGTCGAGAACAGACCTGTCGGGCTCGGCGGGAGCAGTGGCCCGCTCTCCTCCCCGGAGCGTCTCGAGGAACTTTTCTGCCGTTCCCTTTATGTCCCCGGGCTTTTCTTTCCACGCCTGGGAGAGCTGCCGCAGTATGCTCTCAAAGCCGTTTCTGCCGTGCGAGCTCGACGGCGGTATGTACGTGCCGATATAGAACGGCTTGCGGTCCGGCGTGAGAAACGCGCTCAGCGGCCAGCCGCCCTGCCCCGTCGCCAGCTGGCAGCCCTTCTGGTATATGTCGTCTATGTCGGGCCGCTCCTCCCTGTCGACCTTTATGTTGATAAAATTCTCGTTCATTATATCGGCTATGTTCTCGTTCTCAAATGATTCGTGCGCCATCACGTGGCACCAGTGGCATGCGCTGTACCCTATGCTGAGAAATATCGGCTTGTCCTCGTCCACAGCCCTTCCCAGGGCCTCCTTGTTCCAGGCGTACCACTCGACGGGATTCTGGGCGTGCTGAAGAAGGTACGGGCTGGTCTCGTGGATCAGGCTGTTGGGCACAGCATATCCCATTTGTGCAGTTATTTGTATTTTGGCCGCCTGTTCAGGCGCCTGCAGGCGGGGCCCCGTTCCATTGCCCCCTTGAGCTGCACCCGAATTTTTCCATGTTATACGCTGTGCTCCACCCGTACATCAGGTATATCACGAGCGCAAGAAACCCAAGATCCACCCCCAGCATGTAATAATGGCTTATAGTCCACTCTGCAGCATAATAGCCCTCGCCTGCGGCGTATGCGATGAGCATGTTTATGGGGATCGACAAAAGTGATACGACCAGCCATCTCCGGGTCTTTTTCATCTTGAGCGTCCAGAACAGGGCAAATATGGATCCCGCAAAGAAACAGGCCCAGAACCTGCTGACAGGGGCATTGTGCTTCATGCACCGGGCCGATACGCCCCAGCTATATCAAAGCTCAGCATTGAATGATCCGGGGTCGGCCAGGGGGGCCGGCCCTCGGTAGAACCGGGGCAGCGTGCTCTATGGTGCTGCCCCCTGGCACGGGATCCGGGCCTTGCTGCTCATGCAGCGGGCCCGCCTGCCGGCGGATGCCCACCTGGGCGTCCACTCCGCGGCATGGCTCCTACCTGTAGGACTGACCCTCTATTCCCTTCAGGGTCAGGGTAGACCTTACGCGTCCCAGCCTCCTGATCCTCCAGGTTATGATCTCGCGCAGTTCGCTCTCGCTGCCTGCGTGGACCTCTGCAACGATGTCATACGCCCCAAATGTCTCCCGGGCGTTCTCCACGCCTCCGATCTTCTGAAGGTCGGAGATGATCTCTTCTTTGCATCCCAGATCGCAGTTGATCAGGACGAACGCAGAATGCCTCGTCTCCGGAGCCAGTTCCAGTGCCATGCTTGTATATGCGGATTCTAATATATTAAGCATATTTTAGAAAAACCTTACATTTGTTTGATAATTTACAATATATGATAGCGATCGCAAAGTAAATTGGATGAGGCTGGTGGCAGGGCTATCTGCGGGAACAGTATACCTCGCTGTACCATTTGCGCAGATCTGCATACTCTTCGGGTATTCTAGAGGGCTTTGGCGTTATGGGGCCTGATTTTCTCGAGGGGTGGAACCGCTCGCCCCTCTTGTAGAGCCTGTACATGCCGCGCCCTGTGCGGTAGAGCTTTCTGTGGGGGGATCCGCCCCTGGAGGCCGCGCTGTTTGCCACACAGAGGTTGGTCACGTGGGTCTCTATGGTGGAATCCGAGACGGAGCAGAGCTCCTGCTCTCTTACCTTTGAGATGATTGCATCCTTTGTAAAGGACTCCTCCTTGCCGTGCTCCCTGTGCAGCGTGGCTGCCGCTATCCAGACTGCCACCGCGGTGGGGACGTGCACGGCGCGGGGCTCTGTATCGTCATCACTCTCCAGGCCGTCCTTTTCCGGGCCCTCCCGGGGCATCCCAGTGCTCTCCCTGTAGGTGAGCATAAAGTCGAAAAAGGCCCCGCCGCGGTGCACCTCTTTGATCTCTACACTTTTGTCCATCTTCAGCCTGGTGGCAAGGCCCGACATCTCCTCCTGGGATATGCCCAAGATCCCCCTGAGGTCGCCCATGTATGCTCCCTTGCTTGACCTTATCAGGTGGAGCAGCTTCTCCGCCTGAAGATCTGTATTCCTGCTGGCCGCCATTATGCCGTCCGGTGCGGCCTAGGGCGCGCAGGGCCGGAGGCGGCCTGCCACCCTGGATCGTCGCTTCATGCGCGCCGATGCGCGGTATGTCTAATTAACCTAGCAGGGCCCGTCACATTCCGAACAGGGATCTAAAGAAGCCGATTATTGCATCCAGGATGCCCTCGCCGGGTTCTGTCTCCGGGCCCGCATCGGCAGGCTCCATGGCGGGCGAATCCGGCTCCATCTCGGGCTCTGCCACGGCGGGCTCCGGATCCATCTCCGGGGGAACCTCGGGCTCGGATGCGGGCGGCTCGGGCTCTGCCGCGGGCTCTGGCTCTGCTGCCGCAGGCTCGGGCTCCGGATCCATCTCGGGCTCTGCCGCAGTCTCTGTTTCGGGCAGTGATACGGATACCGGTTCTGTCTCGGATAGTATCGTGTATGATCCCCTTTCATGGGACGCGAGCAGCAGGCCCTGGTTGTCGCGCAGCATTATCGTCATCCTGCCGGAGAAGCCGTCCTCGAAGGGTATGCTGATCTCCTCAAGCGATCCGCCTTTTGCGGAATAGGACGCCCCTCCGGATATGGCAGATGACATGTCACATGTGTGCACCCTGTCGGATGCGGTCATCTCGCCCTGGCACTCCTTGCCTATGAACGCGCCAAGCCTGTTGTAGTATACCTTCGCTGCTATACCCTCCGCGTCGGATAGTATCATTTCCATGTCATAGACGGTAGTCCCCCCGGGTGTCAGAACGGGGGCTATGCCCATGGCTACCCCCTGTTCAAGGCGTATCAGGGGTAAATTCGGAACATCCTCGGCCCCGGTAAAGGTGAACGATACGTCATAGCCCAGGCTGTTCCCGCTTATGGATACGCCGCTTCTGCTGCCGCCACCGCCCCCTCCTCCTCTGGGACTCGGCTGGGGCGCCGGTTCAGGCGGCAGCACGGGTGGAGTCTCGTCTTCAGGAGTTGATCCGCGTTCGTCCAGTCCGGGCGCGTCCGA
Coding sequences within it:
- a CDS encoding protein-disulfide isomerase (COG1651), encoding MSAKTGNSRYLVGGLVAAVVAAAFLGGYALGGETAPASAQYQAAPAAPAAPVAAPPRPDAGQLVFASTDDDPVKGSPDAPLTVIEFSDFQCPFCNRFYQDTLPQLEREYIDTGKVNLVFRDMPLDIHPNALPAHMAAECADGQGAFWEYHDLLFDRAGQWGRLGPADLIEQLGAYADELGVGSGFDECMVMPDTVSEVRKDLAQGSGYGVTGTPTFFIGNDDVGYTKVSGAKPYESFRSIIESKLG
- a CDS encoding thioredoxin (COG1331), with the protein product MGYAVPNSLIHETSPYLLQHAQNPVEWYAWNKEALGRAVDEDKPIFLSIGYSACHWCHVMAHESFENENIADIMNENFINIKVDREERPDIDDIYQKGCQLATGQGGWPLSAFLTPDRKPFYIGTYIPPSSSHGRNGFESILRQLSQAWKEKPGDIKGTAEKFLETLRGGERATAPAEPDRSVLDEAAVNLLQMADTTHGGFGRAPKFPGSANISFLFRYGKLSGISKFTRFALLTLDRMARGGIFDQVGGGFHRYSTDERWLAPHFEKMLYDNALIPVNYAEAYQVTGSPAYLRIMEKTLDYVLRELSSPEGGFYSSQDADTEGEEGRYYVWSKKEVKEILGADADAFCMFYDVTDGGNWEGKTILYNGAAPSAVAFQCGITVGELDGIIERSAAKLLEARSGRVPPGLDDKVLASWNSLMVTALARGYRASGEARYLDAARRCLGFIDAKMHRDGALMRTYKGEARIPGYLDDHAYYGCALLDAFEVDAEERYLRRASEIGSHLVQNFWDEERGGFFMTSDVHEGLIVRPRSGYDLSLPSGNSAAAHLMLRLYHLTGDESCLKTAERTMSSQAQAAAENPFAFGHMLNVMYMHILGPAEITVLDKGGEIPRGLAEKFLPEALLINVASQGQLDALSRYPFFAGKSFGGNSTAYICRNKTCSAPQDTMNGVEALL
- a CDS encoding transcriptional regulator (COG1522); amino-acid sequence: MLNILESAYTSMALELAPETRHSAFVLINCDLGCKEEIISDLQKIGGVENARETFGAYDIVAEVHAGSESELREIITWRIRRLGRVRSTLTLKGIEGQSYR